The Sphingomonas sp. HF-S4 sequence AGGACATCTCGTCGAGATCGGCAGCCATTGCGGCAAGGCCACACTGCTGCTCGGCCGCGCCGCCGAGGCCGCGCTGATCCCCGCGCGGGTGACCGCGATCGACCGGTTCGATGGCGTTACCGGCAGCCGCGAGGACAGGTTGGTGCGCGACGGTGTCACCCGCGGGCGCTTCGATCAGATGCTCGCGGGCTCGGGGCTCGGCCCCTGGATCTCGGCGCGCACCGGCGAGGCGTGCGAATTTTCCAGCGGCGACCCGGTCGACCTGCTGCTGATCGACGGGCTGCACGACTATCCCGCGGTCGCCACCGATTTCGCGGCGTTCGAGGCGGCGCTGACTCCGGGCGCGCGCGTCGCTTTCCATGACTATGCCGACTATTTCCCCGGGGTCGCGGCGTTCGTCGACGAGCTCGTCGCGACCGGCGGGTGGGAGATCGAGACGGCGGTCGAGACGCTGCGCATCCTGCGGCGCAGCGCGCCAGTCGAGCAGGTCGCATCGCATTTGCTGGAGGTTTCGGCATGACCGCGCTGTTCAAGCCGCTGACGATCCTCGCCGGAATGCGCGGCGTGGCCGGCTGGCTCGAGGACGACGAGGCCGAACTGCTGCTCGCCGCGGCGGTGCAGGTCGCCCGCGGCGATCGGCTGTGCACGCTGGTCGAGATCGGCAGCTACCAGGGGCGCTCTACGGTGGTGCTCGGCGGGGTGCTCAAGGCGCTGTCGCCGGAGTCGCGGCTCTATGCGATCGATCCGCACGAAGGCACGGTCGGCGCGGCGGACCGGAAGCTCAGCACGGGCGTCCCCACCTTCGATGCGTTCATGGCCAACATCACCGGGGCGGGCGTGGCGGAGGTGGTACAGCCGATGCGCAGCCTGTCCTACGAGACGGTATGGGACCAGCCGATCGACCTGCTGTTTGTCGACGGGCTGCACGATCGCGAGAATGTCGAGCGCGATTTCCGGCATTTCGAGCCGTATCTCACCCCCGGCGCGCTCGTGCTGTTCCACGATTATGCCGGCTATTATCCCGGCGTGGTCGCCTTCGTCGATGCGCTGGTGGCGGGCGAGGGGTGGCGGATCGTCGAGCGGGCGAGCTCGATGGTCCTGCTCGAACGGCCGGGCGCCTGAACGCAAACGGGGTGCCCGCCGTCCCGCGGGCACCCCTTCGCAGGCCTGAGGGTGGGCTCAGGCCGCGAGCTTGGCGAACCGACCGCTTGCGCCGTCGATCGCGACTTCGTCGCCGCGTGCGCGTCGCCGCGACGACCAGTCGCGCAGCAGTTCCGCAACGGTGTGGTCCACCGCCGAGCAGCGCGTCAGGTCGAGACGGACAGGCGAACCCGCCGGCGTCGATTCGAGCCGCTCGGACAGCTTGGGCAGCGCCACGAAGGTCGCCGCGCCATCGAGCGTGATCGTGCGACCCTGGTCGTGATCATGCGCGTCGACCTTGAGGCGGAGGCGGCGGACATGCGGGAGCAGTTCGAGCATCGAGAGCGCGATACCCACCAGAACGCCGGTCAGCAGATCCTGGGCAACGACCAGGATGAGCGTTACTGCCCAGATCGCCACCGGCAGCAGGCCATAGTCCTTGAACAGGTGCTTGGCATGGCTGAAGTTGACGAGACGCGCGCCGGTCACGACGAGCACCGCACCAAGCGCCGCCATCGGGATCTCGCGCAGCAGCCAGGGCAGCAAGGCGACGAACCCGAGGATCCACACGCCGTGCATGATCGTCGACAAACGCGTGGTGGCACCCGCCTGAACGTTGGCCGAGCTGCGCACGATGACGCCGGTCATCGGCAACGCACCGGCCGCGCCGCACAGCAGGTTGCCCACGCCCTGCGCGCGCAGTTCCTTGTTGTAGTCGGTGCGCACGCCGTCGTGCATGCGATCGACCGCGGCGGCCGAAAGCAGCGTCTCGGCGCTGGCGATGAAGGCGATCGCCACGGCGGCCGTCAGGATCGCGGGGTTGAGGAACTGGCTGAGGAAGCCGTTCTGCGGCAACGATACCGCGGCGACGATGTTCTCGGGAACGGTCACGCGGGTCACGTCGAGGCCCAGCGAAAAAGCGATGAGCGTCGCCGCGACAACGCCGATCAGCGCGCCGGGAACGAGCTTGAGCGTGGCGGGGCGAAACTTCTCCCAGCCGATCATCGCGGCGATCGTGGTGAGACCGAGCATCAGCGCCAGTTCGGCGGCGCGCAGATCGGCCGAGAGCCCGAGCAGGCGGCCGGGCATCGCCAGCAGATTGTCGATCCCGCTCGACAGCGGCTTGGCGTCGAACAGCACGTGATACTGGCCGATGACGATCAGCACGCCGATGCCGGCGAGCATGCCGTGCACCACTGCGGGCGAGATCGCGCGGAACCAGCCGCCGAGGCGGAAGATGCCGGCGGCCACCTGGATCGCGCCGGCAAGGATCAGGATCGGGCCGAGTGCGGACAGGCCCTGGTCACGGACCAGTTCGAACACGATGACCGCCAGGCCGGCGGCGGGGCCGCTGACCTGGAGCGGCGAGCCCGCCAGCGCACCGACGACGATGCCGCCGATGATGCCGGTGATCAGGCCCTTTTCGGGCGGCACGCCCGAAGCGATCGCGATGCCCATGCAGAGGGGCATCGCGACGAGGAAGACGACGACCGAAGCGGTCAGGTCGCGCGCGACCCAGCCGGTCGCGCGCGTTTCGGTAGTACTCATTCAGCTGCCTCCAGCAGGGCGTCGCTGGCGAGACGCTGCGTTGCCGGCTGTGCAACCGGCAGTTCCTCGCCCTCGTGCAGCGGGCGGAAACGCCCGGTTTTGCCGTCGAGCGCGAGCACCTGGCCGGCGCCGATGTCGAAGAACCAGCCGTGCAGCGCGATCTCGCCGCGGGCGATGCCGGCCGCGACCGAGGGGTGCGTGCGCAGGTGGTTGAGCTGCGCGACGACGTTCTCGAGGCTGATCGCGCGGACGCGCTCGGCGCTCCCCATCTCGGGATAGCCTTCGTTCACCACCTGCTCGGCGGCGCAGCTATGCTTGAGCCAGGCCGCGACGTTGGGCATCTTGTCGAGGCCCGCCGGGTTGGACACCGCTTTCATCGCGCCGCAATCCGAATGCCCGCAGATGATGATGTCCCGGATGCCGAGTACCATCACCGCATATTCGACCGTGGAGGTCACGCCACCATTCTGCATCGCATAGGGCGGCACGATGTTGCCGGCGTTGCGGCAGACGAACAGGTCACCGGGGGCGGCCTGCATGATATGTTCGGGGACGACGCGCGAATCCGCGCACGAGATCATCAGCGCCTTGGGGCTCTGGCCGTGCGTCGCGAGCGTCGAATAGAGTTCGCTCTGGTTCTGAAACACTTGCTTCGAGAACCCGTAGACCCGTCCGATGAGTTCATTCACAGTGCTTGCTCCAATCACTGGCCCGCGAAGTACGCGAGCGGGTACATTGAAGTACGACGCTGGCTTTGCTGCAGAGCAGCGCATCTGTAAGAAATGATTGCTGCTGCGGTGCAGCGTGTTCAGGCAGCGGGGAGTTGAATTTCGGCGCGCAATCCGCCTTCGGGGCGATTGGACAAGGCGAACCTGCCGCCCTCGGCCTCGACCGCGCGGCTGACGATCGACAGCCCGAGCCCGAACCCGACGGTGTCGCGGGCGCGCGCGGCATCGAGGCGCACGAAGGGCTGGAGCGCGCGCTCGATCGCCTCGTCCGGAATGCCGGGCCCATCGTCCTCGATGCAGATCACGGCGCCGCCGTCCTGCTCGCGCAGCGTGACCGTGACGCTGTTGCCGTAATGGAGGCCGTTCTCGACGAG is a genomic window containing:
- a CDS encoding SulP family inorganic anion transporter; the encoded protein is MSTTETRATGWVARDLTASVVVFLVAMPLCMGIAIASGVPPEKGLITGIIGGIVVGALAGSPLQVSGPAAGLAVIVFELVRDQGLSALGPILILAGAIQVAAGIFRLGGWFRAISPAVVHGMLAGIGVLIVIGQYHVLFDAKPLSSGIDNLLAMPGRLLGLSADLRAAELALMLGLTTIAAMIGWEKFRPATLKLVPGALIGVVAATLIAFSLGLDVTRVTVPENIVAAVSLPQNGFLSQFLNPAILTAAVAIAFIASAETLLSAAAVDRMHDGVRTDYNKELRAQGVGNLLCGAAGALPMTGVIVRSSANVQAGATTRLSTIMHGVWILGFVALLPWLLREIPMAALGAVLVVTGARLVNFSHAKHLFKDYGLLPVAIWAVTLILVVAQDLLTGVLVGIALSMLELLPHVRRLRLKVDAHDHDQGRTITLDGAATFVALPKLSERLESTPAGSPVRLDLTRCSAVDHTVAELLRDWSSRRRARGDEVAIDGASGRFAKLAA
- a CDS encoding carbonic anhydrase, encoding MNELIGRVYGFSKQVFQNQSELYSTLATHGQSPKALMISCADSRVVPEHIMQAAPGDLFVCRNAGNIVPPYAMQNGGVTSTVEYAVMVLGIRDIIICGHSDCGAMKAVSNPAGLDKMPNVAAWLKHSCAAEQVVNEGYPEMGSAERVRAISLENVVAQLNHLRTHPSVAAGIARGEIALHGWFFDIGAGQVLALDGKTGRFRPLHEGEELPVAQPATQRLASDALLEAAE
- a CDS encoding class I SAM-dependent methyltransferase produces the protein MTALFKPLTILAGMRGVAGWLEDDEAELLLAAAVQVARGDRLCTLVEIGSYQGRSTVVLGGVLKALSPESRLYAIDPHEGTVGAADRKLSTGVPTFDAFMANITGAGVAEVVQPMRSLSYETVWDQPIDLLFVDGLHDRENVERDFRHFEPYLTPGALVLFHDYAGYYPGVVAFVDALVAGEGWRIVERASSMVLLERPGA